In one Zobellia galactanivorans genomic region, the following are encoded:
- a CDS encoding S9 family peptidase codes for MKRAVLNVLLAILVFVNVGYAQEAKKLTLADIYKNGEFGQKGYGPIRWMKDNKGYSTLEANKDLSGKDIVKYDAKTGRRSIVVSAADLIPQGSEKPLVIKDYKWSEDNTKLLVFTNTRKVWRYHTRGDYWVLDLATKKLVQLGKTLPEATLMFAKFSPDGSRVGYVSNLNIYVEDLNTNSFTQITKDGGDHIINGTFDWVYEEELNCRDGFRWSPDGEHIAYWQSNTEGVGTFYMINNLDSIYSKPIPMPYPKVGTQLSAVKVGVVPAKGGSTKWFDIPGDPRNNYLARMDFIPNSNEVMIQQLNRPQNTNKVYVANVETLEFKNILTEKDEAFLDIHDDIRWLDNERYFTWSSERDGWLKLYKVSRDGSDIQPITKGDFDVVSINCIDPKSGYVYYIASPDNFTQRYLYRSRIDGKGTAQRVTPASNSGQNSYQISQNAKWGIHVFQNATTPSVYSLVSLPSHKTVRVLEDNKELKEKYDALKLNPKEFVKVDIGDDVLDAFMIKPIDFDPSKKYPLLFYVYGEPAGATVQDNWGGGSLWDQYMAQQGYIVMSVDNRGTKTPRGKKWRNAIYGQIGILASEDQNKAANKIIDTYGFIDPARVGIWGWSGGGQMTLNCMFRYPGTYKSGLAVSFVSDQRLYDATYQERYMGLLSDNAKGYHDGSPINFAQNLEGNLMVIHGTADDNVHYQSYEMLVDKLIANNKIFDMMSYPMRAHGIYERENTSYHLRQTMENFWKENLPAGGK; via the coding sequence ATGAAGAGAGCTGTATTGAACGTTCTATTGGCAATTTTGGTATTTGTGAATGTGGGCTATGCGCAAGAAGCGAAAAAACTGACCTTGGCCGATATTTATAAAAACGGTGAGTTTGGCCAGAAAGGCTATGGTCCGATCAGGTGGATGAAAGACAATAAGGGCTATTCTACATTGGAGGCGAACAAAGATTTATCAGGTAAGGATATCGTTAAGTACGATGCCAAAACCGGACGAAGGTCCATTGTCGTTTCAGCGGCCGATTTAATACCTCAGGGAAGTGAAAAGCCATTGGTTATCAAAGATTACAAATGGTCTGAAGACAACACAAAACTTCTCGTTTTTACCAATACCAGAAAAGTGTGGCGCTACCACACCCGTGGCGATTATTGGGTATTGGACCTTGCTACCAAAAAACTGGTCCAATTAGGTAAAACCTTGCCCGAGGCTACTTTAATGTTCGCCAAGTTTTCCCCAGACGGTTCTAGGGTCGGCTACGTTAGCAACCTGAATATTTATGTAGAGGATTTGAATACGAACAGCTTTACCCAGATTACCAAAGATGGGGGTGATCATATTATTAATGGCACCTTTGATTGGGTCTATGAGGAAGAATTGAATTGTAGGGACGGGTTTCGATGGAGTCCCGACGGAGAGCATATCGCGTACTGGCAATCCAATACAGAAGGTGTGGGCACTTTTTATATGATCAATAATCTCGATTCTATTTATTCAAAGCCTATTCCAATGCCTTACCCTAAGGTGGGCACACAACTTTCCGCCGTAAAAGTAGGCGTAGTACCGGCAAAAGGAGGAAGTACAAAATGGTTTGATATTCCCGGGGACCCAAGAAATAATTATTTGGCCCGAATGGACTTTATTCCGAATTCTAACGAAGTAATGATCCAACAGCTCAATCGTCCCCAAAACACGAATAAGGTGTATGTGGCCAATGTTGAAACCCTTGAATTCAAAAATATTCTAACAGAGAAAGATGAAGCCTTTTTGGATATTCACGATGATATTCGATGGTTGGATAATGAGAGATATTTTACATGGTCTAGCGAACGCGATGGTTGGTTGAAACTATATAAGGTCTCAAGAGATGGTTCGGATATTCAGCCGATTACCAAAGGGGACTTTGATGTAGTGAGTATCAACTGTATAGATCCCAAAAGTGGTTATGTATACTATATCGCTTCGCCCGATAACTTTACGCAACGTTATTTGTACAGAAGTAGGATTGATGGAAAGGGTACTGCCCAGCGTGTAACACCGGCGTCAAATTCAGGTCAGAACTCTTATCAGATTTCTCAAAATGCCAAATGGGGAATACATGTATTCCAAAATGCAACGACACCGTCCGTATATTCGCTGGTAAGTCTACCTTCCCATAAAACGGTACGCGTACTTGAGGATAATAAGGAGCTGAAAGAAAAATATGATGCGCTAAAACTGAATCCTAAGGAGTTTGTAAAAGTTGATATAGGCGATGATGTTCTTGATGCCTTTATGATCAAACCGATTGATTTTGACCCTTCAAAAAAATACCCATTGTTGTTTTACGTGTACGGTGAGCCTGCGGGTGCTACGGTTCAAGATAATTGGGGTGGAGGAAGCCTTTGGGACCAATATATGGCACAACAAGGCTACATCGTAATGAGCGTTGATAACAGGGGAACGAAAACCCCTAGAGGAAAAAAGTGGAGGAATGCCATATATGGACAGATAGGTATTCTAGCGTCTGAAGACCAAAACAAGGCGGCAAATAAAATAATCGATACCTATGGCTTTATCGATCCGGCCCGAGTGGGTATTTGGGGATGGAGCGGTGGAGGCCAGATGACCTTGAACTGTATGTTCCGTTACCCAGGGACTTATAAGTCCGGGTTGGCCGTGAGCTTCGTATCCGATCAAAGATTGTACGATGCCACCTACCAAGAGCGCTATATGGGCCTATTGTCTGATAATGCCAAAGGCTACCATGACGGTTCCCCTATAAATTTCGCCCAAAACTTAGAAGGTAATCTTATGGTCATACACGGTACGGCAGATGATAACGTGCACTACCAGAGTTATGAAATGTTGGTAGACAAGCTAATCGCCAATAATAAGATATTTGATATGATGTCTTACCCCATGAGGGCGCATGGCATTTATGAACGGGAAAATACTTCATACCATCTAAGACAGACCATGGAAAATTTTTGGAAGGAAAACCTGCCGGCAGGAGGTAAATAA
- a CDS encoding sulfatase family protein, translating into MSYPTVFCGAGIRPYLAFLLFITGAIATAQKKEGSSENVERPNIIFLLSDDQTSVATGCYGNDQVKTPNMDQLAKDGVLFLNHYNTTSICMASRANILTGMYEYKTGCNFMHGDLGVDKFENSYPVLLKAAGYFTGFAGKVGFVLEGGDSEKIEDGLPVGYFDKWGGGPEQTEYETAKNPTIAGYAKEYPHSTRAYGAWAGDFIKEAKSSGKPFCMSISFKAPHLPFTPDPFFDGVYAGQTYKKPDNYGAENATHLSPQAKSGRQYNSYNFWRESEASYQEAITKYNQLIHGVDYAIGMIRKSLAEQGVDKNTIIIFTSDNGYSCGAHNLAGKVLPYEEASRSPFIIYDPRAPQSQRGIKRKTVTANIDMAPTILSYAGLEIPENMDGENLVPLMAKESGVERDHIALTNMWGNDEIQAMSVVTEAYKYIYWQYTDERMRPTEELFHISEDKLEMHNLAKDDAYKTELAQMRKLYDGQYKRLVKEGIKANDYEKYAILFNRNAPESAKKQYRQLTYKKMIEKSRNKN; encoded by the coding sequence ATGTCATATCCAACAGTTTTCTGCGGCGCAGGTATACGACCTTATTTAGCCTTTCTTCTTTTTATCACAGGCGCTATTGCAACGGCTCAAAAAAAGGAAGGATCGTCTGAAAATGTAGAGCGACCTAATATTATATTCCTGCTTTCCGATGATCAGACGAGTGTAGCCACTGGTTGTTACGGAAACGACCAGGTGAAAACACCCAATATGGACCAATTGGCCAAAGATGGTGTGTTATTTCTCAATCACTATAATACGACCTCTATATGTATGGCGAGTCGGGCCAATATATTAACGGGGATGTATGAATACAAAACCGGGTGTAATTTCATGCATGGTGACCTTGGGGTAGACAAGTTCGAAAATTCCTATCCGGTGTTGTTGAAAGCAGCTGGTTATTTTACGGGCTTTGCGGGCAAGGTCGGATTTGTACTTGAGGGGGGAGATTCAGAAAAAATCGAGGACGGATTGCCGGTAGGTTATTTTGACAAATGGGGCGGAGGGCCTGAACAAACCGAATACGAGACGGCCAAAAACCCGACTATAGCAGGATATGCGAAGGAATATCCACATAGCACACGGGCCTATGGTGCTTGGGCGGGAGATTTTATAAAGGAGGCGAAGAGTTCAGGGAAGCCGTTTTGTATGTCCATTAGTTTTAAGGCTCCCCATTTACCTTTTACACCCGATCCTTTCTTTGATGGGGTCTATGCCGGACAAACCTATAAAAAACCCGATAATTACGGAGCGGAAAATGCCACCCATTTGTCGCCCCAGGCAAAATCGGGCCGTCAGTATAATTCCTATAATTTTTGGAGGGAGTCGGAAGCGTCCTATCAAGAAGCCATTACAAAATACAATCAGTTGATCCATGGTGTGGATTATGCCATTGGAATGATTCGTAAATCCTTGGCGGAACAGGGTGTCGATAAAAATACCATCATCATTTTTACAAGTGATAACGGCTATAGCTGTGGAGCCCATAACCTTGCGGGAAAGGTACTGCCGTATGAGGAAGCTTCCAGGTCGCCATTTATCATCTACGACCCACGGGCGCCCCAAAGCCAACGCGGTATTAAGCGGAAGACCGTAACGGCCAATATAGATATGGCCCCGACCATCTTGAGTTATGCCGGTCTTGAAATACCTGAAAATATGGACGGGGAAAACTTAGTGCCCTTAATGGCGAAGGAGTCGGGTGTTGAAAGAGATCATATAGCCTTGACCAATATGTGGGGAAACGATGAAATTCAGGCCATGTCCGTGGTTACCGAAGCCTATAAATATATCTACTGGCAATATACCGATGAACGCATGCGGCCTACGGAAGAATTGTTCCATATTTCGGAAGATAAACTTGAAATGCACAATCTGGCAAAGGATGACGCCTACAAAACGGAACTGGCCCAAATGCGGAAGCTTTATGATGGGCAATATAAGCGTTTGGTAAAAGAGGGGATAAAAGCGAACGATTACGAAAAATACGCTATTCTGTTCAATAGAAATGCCCCGGAGAGCGCGAAGAAACAGTATCGTCAACTTACGTATAAGAAGATGATCGAGAAGAGTCGAAATAAGAATTAA
- a CDS encoding aminopeptidase P family protein, which produces MFSTEEYIARRAKLKELMGSGLVLLMGNEEVGINFEDNIYPFRQDSSFLYFFGIQTNGLAAIIDLESGEELIFGDDPSIDHIVFSGPIESLQSQAAKVGVTHVKSGTDLSDYLGEAVSKGKKVHYLPPYRAEHALKLTDLLHVPTSKLKEQSSTELIKAIVQLRTIKSEAEVVEIEKALNVTVDMHYKAMEMAQPLIKESDVYGAVSQIALAKGVGTSFPPIVTINGQILHNHYRGNELKEGDMLLCDCGAEIASGYAGDLTRTFPVSKKFSKDQKEIYNIVFEAYSTAVALLKPGRLFLDVHLAACEKIVEGLIAFGLMKGNAKEAVAEGAHTMFFQCGLGHMLGLDVHDMENLGEQYVGYTDTLKQRTDFGFRSLRLGRALEEGMVVTVEPGIYIIPELIDLRKKEGKYLDFVNYEMLEKYRDFGGIRIEDVFLITPEEGGRILGNRLPGSAAEIEEFMLSHQRL; this is translated from the coding sequence ATGTTTTCAACAGAAGAGTACATAGCACGTAGAGCGAAGTTAAAGGAGTTGATGGGGAGCGGATTGGTGCTTCTTATGGGCAATGAAGAGGTAGGTATAAATTTTGAAGACAATATATACCCGTTCAGGCAAGATAGTAGCTTTCTTTATTTCTTCGGAATACAGACAAATGGTTTGGCCGCTATTATTGATTTGGAAAGCGGGGAAGAACTGATTTTCGGCGATGACCCGTCTATCGATCATATCGTATTTTCAGGACCGATAGAATCATTGCAAAGCCAAGCGGCGAAAGTAGGGGTGACCCATGTGAAGTCGGGTACAGATCTATCCGATTATCTAGGAGAGGCTGTTTCTAAAGGTAAAAAAGTGCATTACTTGCCGCCTTATAGGGCGGAACATGCCTTGAAACTTACAGATTTGTTACATGTGCCTACATCGAAGCTTAAAGAGCAGAGTTCTACTGAACTTATAAAGGCTATTGTGCAACTGCGCACCATAAAGTCGGAAGCTGAGGTGGTAGAAATAGAAAAGGCATTGAATGTTACGGTAGACATGCACTATAAGGCCATGGAAATGGCCCAACCTTTAATTAAGGAGTCCGATGTATATGGGGCCGTCAGTCAGATTGCATTGGCAAAGGGTGTTGGTACTTCTTTTCCGCCCATCGTAACCATTAATGGACAGATTTTACATAACCACTATAGGGGTAATGAATTGAAAGAGGGGGATATGCTACTTTGCGATTGTGGAGCGGAGATAGCTTCCGGCTATGCAGGGGACCTGACACGTACTTTTCCGGTATCTAAAAAGTTCAGTAAAGACCAAAAGGAAATCTACAATATTGTTTTTGAGGCATATAGTACGGCCGTGGCCTTGCTAAAGCCGGGGAGATTGTTTTTAGACGTTCATTTGGCGGCCTGCGAAAAAATTGTGGAAGGCTTGATAGCATTCGGTCTTATGAAAGGAAATGCAAAGGAAGCGGTTGCGGAAGGCGCCCATACCATGTTCTTTCAATGTGGCCTTGGGCATATGTTAGGACTTGATGTACACGATATGGAAAACCTAGGGGAGCAATATGTAGGCTATACCGATACCTTAAAACAACGGACCGATTTCGGTTTCCGTTCCTTGCGATTGGGGCGTGCCTTGGAAGAAGGCATGGTAGTAACCGTTGAACCTGGTATTTACATCATTCCCGAGCTAATTGACCTTAGAAAAAAAGAAGGCAAGTATCTAGACTTTGTAAATTATGAGATGCTTGAAAAATATAGGGATTTTGGGGGAATTCGAATTGAAGACGTGTTCTTGATTACCCCGGAAGAAGGGGGTAGGATACTCGGTAATAGATTGCCGGGCTCTGCTGCGGAAATAGAAGAGTTTATGCTATCTCATCAAAGATTGTAA
- a CDS encoding lipid-binding SYLF domain-containing protein has product MKMKKSILTMVLVCISFVSFAQDKDDQRVISDAEKAKIKLQSDKYGLDQFFKNASGYVVFPNVGEGGLIIGGASGNGVLYEKGKAVGMADLKKLDVGLQAGGQALTEVIFFETADALNEFKRGEYELSAQATAVALKKGVAANANYDDGVVVFAKPKKGLMADLSVGGQKFEYTDMELLDKD; this is encoded by the coding sequence ATGAAAATGAAAAAATCGATTTTAACCATGGTACTCGTATGCATAAGCTTTGTTTCCTTTGCCCAAGACAAAGATGACCAAAGAGTTATATCCGATGCCGAGAAAGCGAAAATTAAATTACAATCTGACAAGTACGGACTCGATCAGTTCTTTAAAAATGCATCGGGATACGTTGTATTTCCCAATGTCGGTGAAGGCGGACTTATCATCGGAGGGGCATCTGGTAACGGTGTACTTTATGAGAAGGGCAAAGCTGTAGGTATGGCCGACCTAAAGAAACTAGATGTAGGTCTTCAAGCCGGAGGACAAGCGTTGACCGAAGTTATATTCTTCGAAACAGCGGATGCCTTAAACGAATTTAAACGAGGGGAATACGAACTTTCTGCCCAGGCCACAGCGGTAGCCCTAAAAAAAGGTGTTGCTGCCAATGCCAATTATGACGACGGTGTAGTGGTATTCGCCAAGCCCAAAAAGGGATTGATGGCCGATCTTTCCGTTGGGGGACAAAAGTTTGAGTATACCGACATGGAGCTGCTCGACAAAGATTAA
- a CDS encoding response regulator, with translation MKNLNLYLADDDNDDRELFVEALSEIDIPTTVTQFDNGVDLMDDLFSAKPLPDAIYLDLNMPLMNGFECLTDIRNFQRFDAIKVIVYSTFHRDREVNQLQTDGANQYIQKPTSFEDLKIMLHKSLESMASASTTEEGNTPFVILV, from the coding sequence ATGAAAAACCTAAACCTATATTTGGCCGATGATGACAATGATGATAGAGAGTTGTTCGTAGAGGCCCTTAGTGAAATCGACATCCCCACCACGGTGACCCAATTCGACAATGGCGTTGACCTTATGGACGATCTTTTCTCCGCCAAACCCTTGCCCGACGCTATCTATCTTGACCTGAACATGCCCTTGATGAACGGCTTTGAATGTTTGACCGATATCAGAAACTTTCAAAGGTTCGATGCCATTAAAGTGATCGTATATTCTACATTCCACCGTGACAGAGAGGTAAACCAACTACAAACGGATGGTGCCAATCAATATATTCAAAAACCAACCTCGTTCGAAGACCTAAAAATCATGCTCCACAAAAGCCTTGAGTCAATGGCTAGTGCCTCTACTACCGAAGAAGGGAACACTCCCTTCGTTATATTGGTCTAA
- a CDS encoding 3-keto-disaccharide hydrolase, whose product MASGLLLSCEPEKEAIPYIDLFDGETLTGWTQKGGEAIYEVRDNAIVGTTVKNTPNSFMTTDKMYDDFILELDFKVDPSMNSGIQIRSNSFPYYMNGRIHGYQVEIDPSDRAWSAGIYDEARRGWLHPLADDNVKAKQAFKQNDWNHYRIEAIGDTLKTWINGVPAAHLIDSQTDSGFIGLQVHSIHKDQKAGTEIAWKNIKILTEDLQKYAKESPLPAVNMANKLTKNEKDQGWELLWDGETTNGWRGAKLETFPTKGWEIKDGILTVLSSGGEESAAGGDIVTTKNYGNFEIMVDFKLTEGANSGIKYYVDTNINKGEGSSIGLEYQILDDDKHPDAKKGNHEGSRTVSSLYDLIKADPKKPIKPIGEWNTARIVSKDNHVEHYLNGAKVLEYERKSEAYRKLVSESKYVKWPNFGELDSGQILLQDHGDRVSFKNIKIKTPKNQ is encoded by the coding sequence ATGGCATCCGGTCTATTATTGAGTTGTGAACCTGAAAAGGAAGCCATACCATACATCGATCTTTTTGATGGAGAAACCTTAACGGGATGGACGCAAAAAGGGGGAGAAGCTATTTATGAGGTCAGGGACAATGCCATTGTCGGGACCACGGTCAAAAATACTCCGAACTCTTTTATGACCACTGATAAAATGTACGATGATTTCATTTTGGAATTGGATTTTAAAGTAGATCCTTCAATGAATTCGGGTATTCAGATCCGAAGCAATAGTTTTCCGTATTATATGAACGGAAGGATACATGGGTACCAAGTTGAGATCGACCCATCTGATCGGGCATGGAGTGCCGGTATTTACGACGAGGCGCGAAGAGGGTGGTTACATCCGCTGGCCGACGATAACGTAAAGGCCAAACAAGCCTTTAAGCAAAACGATTGGAACCATTATCGTATTGAAGCGATCGGTGATACCCTAAAGACCTGGATCAACGGCGTGCCGGCGGCTCATCTTATCGATAGCCAGACTGACAGTGGGTTTATCGGCCTACAGGTACATTCTATACATAAAGACCAAAAAGCGGGAACCGAGATCGCGTGGAAGAACATCAAGATCCTTACCGAAGATCTACAGAAATATGCAAAGGAGAGTCCTCTTCCCGCCGTTAATATGGCCAACAAATTGACCAAGAACGAAAAGGATCAAGGTTGGGAATTGCTCTGGGACGGAGAAACGACCAATGGTTGGAGAGGCGCTAAATTGGAAACTTTCCCGACAAAAGGCTGGGAAATCAAAGATGGTATCTTAACGGTATTGTCCTCCGGTGGGGAAGAGTCCGCTGCAGGGGGTGATATTGTCACTACCAAAAATTACGGTAATTTTGAGATTATGGTCGATTTTAAATTGACCGAGGGCGCCAATAGTGGTATAAAATACTATGTGGATACCAACATCAACAAGGGAGAAGGTTCTTCCATTGGTTTGGAATATCAAATCTTGGACGATGACAAACATCCTGATGCCAAAAAGGGAAACCACGAAGGAAGCCGTACCGTTTCTTCGCTTTATGACCTAATCAAAGCGGATCCCAAAAAACCGATCAAACCTATTGGTGAGTGGAATACTGCCCGAATCGTTTCTAAAGACAACCATGTGGAGCACTACTTGAACGGGGCAAAGGTATTGGAGTATGAAAGAAAAAGTGAAGCCTATAGAAAATTGGTATCTGAAAGCAAATACGTAAAGTGGCCTAATTTCGGTGAACTCGATAGCGGTCAGATCTTATTGCAAGACCATGGTGACAGGGTTAGCTTCAAGAACATCAAAATAAAAACGCCTAAAAACCAATAG